One genomic segment of Sminthopsis crassicaudata isolate SCR6 chromosome 2, ASM4859323v1, whole genome shotgun sequence includes these proteins:
- the LOC141556734 gene encoding thyroxine-binding globulin-like, whose product MSSSFYIVFIVLGLHATVHCFPGTQHEGKGNEVNHSVPRNSTLYKMSTNNADFAFNLYRKLTSENAGRNVFFSPVSVSSALAMISLGAQSDTQIQILQCLGFNLTEMQEDEIHHGFHHLIHTLNLPNKELELKAGNALFIRKQVKILTQFTTDIQKLYESEAFSTDFSNVSAAEQKINNYVKKKTKGKIVEVIKDLVPNTYMILVNFIFFKAKWEKPFDPLETKQNGNFYMKESVVIKVSFMHQVEEHFYFMDRILNCTVLQMDYSKNALAIFVLPDEGQMKLLEDTLMSTTLRRWNHLLQKGLVNLYIPKFFISASYNLDTILPGMGIQDAFTNQADFSGISEHFKLKISNVVHKAVLDVGEKGTEAVAITDLRMEFRSALAHPGALIVFNRPFLVMILDKVTRSILFLGKVMEPKEK is encoded by the exons ATGTCATCTTCCTTCTACATTGTTTTCATAGTTCTTGGGCTTCATGCTACTGTTCATTGTTTTCCTGGTACTCAGCATGAAGGTAAAGGTAATGAAGTCAATCATTCTGTCCCAAGGAACTCAACCTTATACAAAATGTCCACAAATAATGCTGACTTTGCATTCAACTTATATAGGAAGCTGACCTCAGAGAACGCTGGGAGGAATGTTTTCTTCTCCCCAGTGAGTGTGTCCTCAGCCTTGGCTATGATATCTCTTGGTGCCCAGTCAGACACACAGATTCAGATCCTGCAATGTCTGGGCTTCAACCTGACAGAGATGCAAGAGGATGAAATTCACCATGGTTTCCATCACCTTATCCATACTCTGAATCTCCCTAACAAGGAACTTGAATTGAAGGCAGGAAATGCCCTCTTCATCCGAAAGCAGGTGAAAATTCTCACCCAGTTTACAACTGACATCCAGAAACTGTATGAGTCAGAGGCCTTTTCTACTGATTTCTCAAATGTTTCAGCAGCTGAACAGAAGATCAATAATTATGTGAAGAAGAAGACCAAAGGGAAAATTGTAGAGGTGATCAAAGATCTTGTTCCAAATACTTACATGATCCTagtaaactttattttctttaaag CTAAATGGGAGAAACCTTTTGATCCTCTAGAAACCAAGCAAAATGGCAACTTTTACATGAAAGAGTCAGTTGTGATAAAGGTTTCTTTCATGCACCAAGTTGAAGAACACTTTTACTTCATGGATAGGATACTGAACTGCACTGTACTTCAGATGGACTACAGTAAAAATGCACTGGccatttttgttcttcctgatgaaGGCCAGATGAAGTTGCTGGAGGATACTCTAATGTCAACAACTCTGAGAAGATGGAACCATTTGCTCCAGAAAGG GTTAGTGAATTTGTACATTCCCAAGTTTTTCATTTCTGCTTCATACAACTTGGACACCATCCTCCCAGGAATGGGAATTCAAGATGCTTTCACTAACCAGGCAGATTTTTCTGGTATCTCAGAACATTTCAAATTGAAGATTTCAAAT GTAGTTCATAAAGCTGTGTTAGATGTTGGAGAAAAGGGCACGGAAGCTGTGGCTATCACAGATTTAAGGATGGAATTTCGATCTGCTTTAGCTCATCCTGGTGCTTTGATTGTCTTCAATAGGCCCTTCCTGGTGATGATTTTGGACAAAGTCACACGAAGCATTCTCTTTCTAGGAAAAGTGATGGAACCAAAGGAAAAATAG